A region from the Hypericibacter adhaerens genome encodes:
- a CDS encoding GntR family transcriptional regulator has product MAKERSTTRPAREKPGPDGRRASLAPRGLSASIYEELRERICLLRYPPGDVLRETELANEFGVSRTPVRQVLQRLEFEGFVETRNGVGTIVTGVDFKQFKDVYEFRLRLCELIGQLSARPSTDSDLAAMKSLHERAQKLHENRDTEEFWRINHERQGIVGSLTNNTALRQVYDLFYYQTSRVWFRLANEMWEDQVDALCAELSDIIRAMRSGDTQAIAYAERNHLCFYMVLIGRFISGQNTPE; this is encoded by the coding sequence ATGGCCAAGGAACGCAGCACGACGCGCCCGGCGCGGGAGAAGCCAGGCCCTGACGGCCGGCGCGCCTCCCTGGCACCCCGCGGCCTGTCCGCCAGCATCTATGAGGAGCTGCGCGAACGGATCTGCCTGCTGCGCTATCCGCCGGGCGACGTGCTGCGCGAGACTGAGCTCGCGAACGAGTTCGGCGTCAGCCGGACGCCGGTGCGTCAGGTGCTGCAACGGCTGGAGTTCGAAGGCTTCGTCGAGACCAGGAACGGTGTCGGCACCATCGTGACCGGCGTCGATTTCAAGCAGTTCAAGGATGTCTACGAGTTCCGGCTGCGGCTGTGCGAACTGATCGGCCAGTTGAGCGCGCGGCCCAGCACCGACAGCGATCTGGCGGCCATGAAGAGCCTCCATGAGCGGGCCCAGAAACTGCACGAGAACCGCGATACCGAAGAATTCTGGCGCATCAATCACGAACGGCAGGGGATCGTCGGCAGCCTCACCAACAACACCGCCCTCCGCCAGGTCTACGATCTCTTCTATTACCAGACATCGCGGGTCTGGTTCCGGCTCGCCAACGAGATGTGGGAGGATCAGGTCGACGCGCTCTGCGCCGAGCTCAGCGACATCATCCGCGCCATGCGCTCGGGCGACACGCAGGCGATCGCCTATGCCGAGCGCAACCACCTCTGCTTCTACATGGTGCTGATCGGCCGCTTCATCAGCGGCCAGAACACGCCGGAGTGA
- a CDS encoding NAD(P)/FAD-dependent oxidoreductase: MGPLVEPVTSAERLPPQADVVIVGGGIIGTSAAFSLAQRGVNVALCEKGHIAGEQSSRNWGWCRRMGRDPRELPLSVVALRLWNEMHQLVGEDVGFRPAGILYTCDDDAAVGRRETWLKLAGDYALDTRMVAGAELERLLPGSTRKFRAALYTPSDGRAEPQKAAPAIARAAARRGATILTQCAVRGIETAAGRVSAVVTEKGRIACGSVVIAGGIWSRLLCQAQGLRLPQLAVRASVMRTAPVEGGPETAAWTPHFAFRKRLDGGYTVADGSANRYDIVPASFRYLADFFPVLKLEWKHLELRFGGRFFEEWGFSRRRSPGEISAFEKVRVMDPAPVAHQLEHARRALEQTFPVFKGVAIAQQWAGLIDALPDTVPVISPVDKLPGLFLATGFSGHGFGIGPGVGHLVADLVTGTKPVVDPSPFRYARLIDGTRPNPYTGV; encoded by the coding sequence ATGGGGCCTTTGGTCGAACCCGTCACCTCCGCCGAGCGGCTGCCGCCGCAAGCCGACGTCGTCATCGTCGGCGGCGGTATCATCGGCACCAGCGCCGCCTTCTCCCTCGCCCAGCGCGGCGTCAATGTGGCCCTTTGCGAGAAAGGGCATATCGCCGGCGAGCAATCCAGCCGCAACTGGGGCTGGTGCCGCCGCATGGGGCGCGATCCGCGCGAGCTGCCGCTGTCGGTGGTGGCGCTCCGGCTCTGGAACGAGATGCATCAGCTCGTGGGCGAAGATGTCGGCTTCCGCCCGGCGGGCATCCTCTATACCTGTGACGACGACGCGGCGGTCGGGCGGCGCGAGACCTGGCTGAAGCTCGCGGGCGACTATGCGCTCGATACGCGCATGGTGGCGGGCGCCGAGCTCGAACGCCTGCTGCCGGGCTCGACCCGGAAATTCCGGGCGGCTCTCTACACGCCCAGCGACGGTCGGGCCGAGCCCCAGAAGGCGGCTCCCGCAATCGCCCGGGCAGCCGCACGACGCGGCGCCACGATCCTGACCCAATGCGCGGTGCGCGGGATCGAGACCGCCGCGGGCCGCGTATCCGCGGTCGTCACCGAGAAGGGGCGGATCGCCTGCGGCAGCGTCGTGATCGCCGGCGGGATCTGGTCGCGGCTTCTCTGCCAGGCGCAGGGCCTGCGCCTCCCGCAACTCGCCGTTCGCGCTTCGGTGATGCGAACCGCGCCGGTCGAGGGCGGGCCGGAGACCGCCGCCTGGACGCCTCATTTCGCTTTCCGCAAGCGCCTCGATGGCGGCTACACCGTCGCCGACGGCTCGGCCAACCGCTACGACATCGTTCCCGCCAGCTTCCGTTACCTCGCGGATTTCTTCCCCGTCCTGAAGCTCGAATGGAAGCATCTGGAGCTGCGGTTCGGCGGCCGGTTCTTCGAGGAGTGGGGGTTCTCCCGCCGCCGATCGCCCGGCGAGATCTCGGCCTTCGAGAAGGTGCGGGTGATGGATCCGGCGCCCGTCGCGCATCAGCTCGAGCATGCGCGTCGGGCGCTCGAGCAGACCTTCCCCGTCTTCAAGGGGGTCGCCATCGCCCAGCAATGGGCGGGGTTGATCGACGCCCTGCCCGATACGGTTCCAGTGATATCGCCGGTCGACAAGCTGCCGGGGCTCTTCCTCGCCACCGGCTTCTCCGGTCATGGCTTCGGCATCGGTCCTGGTGTCGGCCACCTCGTCGCCGACCTCGTGACCGGGACGAAGCCCGTCGTCGATCCGTCGCCCTTCCGCTATGCGCGGTTGATCGACGGGACTCGGCCGAACCCCTACACTGGCGTCTAA
- a CDS encoding ABC transporter permease, protein MIARGRIEPLLLGGITGLLLLIMLSPILTVVVMSLTDGSTLQFPPPGFSLRWYRSAWELLADPADTGRFREALVTSLAISLTVMILASAAGIPAAYALVRHRFRGKPLVEILVTLPLVFPLVVLGISFLVIVSELGIEQGFLRIVVAHVILVLPFVVRNCVASLTALPLSHEEAARVLGANWWRSLMEIVLPTMKPGIVAGMLLAFIVSFNEFTVAYFLYTIDVFPLPVWLFSRSNTSLDPTIFALSSGVILLDFILIWILDRLVGRQGVTL, encoded by the coding sequence GTGATCGCGCGCGGACGGATCGAGCCCCTTCTGCTGGGCGGGATCACGGGGCTCCTGCTGCTGATCATGCTGTCGCCGATCCTGACGGTCGTGGTCATGTCGCTCACCGACGGCTCGACCTTGCAGTTCCCGCCGCCGGGCTTCAGCCTGCGCTGGTACCGCTCGGCCTGGGAGCTGCTGGCCGATCCCGCCGATACCGGCCGGTTCCGCGAAGCCCTGGTCACGAGCCTCGCCATCAGCCTCACAGTCATGATCCTGGCGAGCGCCGCCGGGATTCCCGCCGCTTATGCGCTGGTCCGGCATCGTTTCCGGGGCAAGCCGCTGGTCGAGATCCTGGTGACGCTGCCGCTGGTCTTCCCCCTGGTCGTGCTCGGCATCTCCTTCCTCGTCATCGTCAGCGAGCTGGGGATCGAGCAGGGTTTCCTGCGTATCGTGGTCGCGCACGTCATCCTGGTCCTGCCCTTCGTCGTCCGGAACTGCGTGGCCTCGCTCACGGCCTTGCCGCTCTCCCATGAGGAAGCGGCGCGCGTGCTTGGCGCGAACTGGTGGCGGAGCCTGATGGAGATCGTGTTGCCGACGATGAAGCCGGGTATTGTGGCGGGCATGCTGCTCGCCTTCATCGTCTCCTTCAACGAATTCACCGTGGCTTATTTCCTTTATACGATCGACGTCTTTCCCTTGCCCGTCTGGCTCTTTTCCCGGAGCAATACGAGCCTCGATCCGACGATCTTCGCGCTCTCGAGCGGCGTGATCCTGCTGGATTTCATCCTGATCTGGATCCTGGATCGCCTGGTCGGCCGCCAGGGCGTGACGCTCTGA
- a CDS encoding ABC transporter permease — protein sequence MVRAAISRAAGEERPAGPNPWLLLLPAGVFLGFLILASLLILRLSFGVKGAEWSTWTLESYRAILSSLYLKSILLTFRLSIVSTAITVILALPVALFMARVTQAYLRRLLLLVLLLPLLMNLVLQSYGWLVLLAPDGLLNRALRLLGLIDRPVLFLFNESGVTLGLVQTAFPLAVLPIANAIRTIPPSLEEAAALLGANRLRVIRHVLLPLAAQGILAASLLVFAFNVSAFVVPFLLGGRRVSMLALLIRDQMGPLLNWPFGAANSVVLVALALAVLAAYQHLARRRVR from the coding sequence ATGGTGCGCGCCGCGATCAGCCGGGCAGCGGGGGAGGAGAGGCCGGCCGGGCCCAATCCCTGGCTGCTGCTCCTGCCGGCCGGAGTCTTCCTCGGGTTCCTGATCCTGGCCTCGCTGCTGATCCTGCGGCTCAGCTTCGGCGTCAAAGGTGCCGAGTGGAGCACATGGACGCTCGAGAGCTACCGCGCGATCCTCAGCTCGCTCTACCTGAAATCCATCCTGCTGACCTTCCGGCTCTCCATCGTCAGCACGGCAATCACCGTGATCCTGGCTCTGCCCGTCGCTCTCTTCATGGCCCGGGTCACCCAGGCCTATCTCCGGCGTCTGCTGCTGCTGGTGCTCCTGCTCCCGCTGCTGATGAACCTCGTGCTGCAGAGCTATGGCTGGCTGGTTCTCCTGGCGCCCGACGGGCTGCTGAACCGCGCCTTGCGCCTTCTGGGCCTGATCGATCGTCCCGTCCTCTTTCTCTTCAATGAGAGCGGGGTGACGCTGGGCCTGGTGCAGACGGCCTTTCCCCTGGCGGTGCTCCCGATCGCCAACGCCATCAGGACCATTCCGCCTTCGCTGGAAGAGGCGGCAGCCCTCCTGGGTGCCAACCGGCTGCGCGTGATCCGCCATGTGCTCCTGCCGCTGGCAGCGCAGGGCATCCTGGCCGCGTCGCTCCTGGTCTTCGCCTTCAATGTCAGCGCCTTCGTGGTGCCCTTCCTTCTCGGCGGCCGGCGCGTCTCGATGCTGGCGCTCCTCATCCGGGACCAGATGGGGCCGCTCCTGAACTGGCCCTTCGGTGCCGCCAATTCGGTCGTGCTGGTCGCCCTGGCGCTGGCGGTGCTGGCCGCCTATCAGCATCTGGCGCGGCGGAGGGTCCGGTGA
- a CDS encoding ABC transporter ATP-binding protein: MIPALEIRNLVKSFADGNVIAVDDVSLAVAPGEILSILGPSGCGKTTIMRIMAGLERADAGDVLLEGRSVLGVPPHKRNVGLVFQDLAIFPHKTVRENVAFGLRMKGVKGADIGRRVDEALRLVELPPATFARRMPNELSGGQRQRVAVARTIVVEPAVILFDEPMAALDRRLRDRMAIELRRIQKQLNLAAIYVTHDQETASMMSDRIAVMLHGRLMQLGTPLEVYRTPANRFVADFIGDMSFVAATVSGAENGRTRLDVFGNPLDLASDLVPAAREVTLGLRPEHVRLEPEKTVDAIVRGQLKSTYFSGGSFVHRLLLSDGTELVARSEKAAFQPGQELWVAAAPEDIRVLAS; the protein is encoded by the coding sequence TTGATCCCAGCGCTGGAGATCCGGAATCTGGTCAAGTCCTTCGCCGACGGCAACGTGATCGCCGTCGACGATGTGTCGCTGGCGGTGGCGCCCGGCGAGATCCTCTCCATCCTCGGCCCTTCGGGCTGCGGCAAGACCACCATCATGCGGATCATGGCCGGGCTCGAGCGGGCCGATGCCGGCGATGTCCTGCTGGAGGGCCGCTCCGTTCTCGGCGTGCCGCCGCACAAGCGCAATGTGGGGCTGGTGTTCCAGGATCTCGCGATCTTTCCGCACAAGACGGTGCGCGAGAACGTCGCCTTCGGCCTGCGCATGAAAGGCGTCAAAGGCGCGGACATCGGGCGCCGGGTCGACGAGGCCCTGCGGCTGGTGGAGCTGCCGCCCGCGACCTTCGCCCGGCGCATGCCGAACGAGCTCAGCGGCGGGCAGCGCCAGCGGGTGGCGGTGGCGCGCACCATCGTCGTCGAGCCGGCGGTCATCCTGTTCGACGAGCCCATGGCGGCGCTCGACCGGCGCCTGCGCGACCGCATGGCGATCGAGCTGCGCCGGATCCAGAAGCAGCTCAACCTCGCGGCGATCTACGTGACGCATGACCAGGAGACCGCCTCGATGATGTCGGACCGGATCGCCGTCATGCTCCATGGCCGGCTGATGCAGCTCGGCACGCCGCTCGAGGTCTATCGCACGCCCGCCAACCGCTTCGTCGCCGATTTCATCGGCGATATGAGCTTCGTCGCGGCAACGGTCTCGGGCGCCGAGAACGGGCGGACGCGTCTCGATGTGTTCGGCAATCCGCTGGACCTGGCGTCGGATCTGGTTCCCGCGGCGCGGGAGGTGACGCTCGGCCTGCGGCCGGAGCATGTCCGGCTGGAGCCGGAGAAGACCGTCGACGCCATCGTCCGCGGACAGCTCAAATCGACCTACTTCTCGGGCGGCAGCTTCGTTCATCGCCTGCTTCTGTCCGATGGCACGGAGCTCGTCGCCCGGTCGGAGAAGGCGGCGTTCCAGCCCGGGCAGGAGCTCTGGGTCGCGGCGGCACCCGAGGATATCCGAGTGCTGGCAAGCTGA
- a CDS encoding ABC transporter substrate-binding protein, with translation MDSKNRPSGRRIGRRDFLKMGAATALAMPMVLRSGAAGAAGEFAGKTLRVLTWTDESGQAAVNNIMKPFEAQTGAKIIADLTGATSEMVAKVKASASNPQYDLVILSGVGAIELSKQGLLEKPDADKIPNLQKVAPDLRFGGDGYAVGYLLSTQGLMYSTARVDPAPTSWKALWDDRYAKKLFLPPPQWVEAMELTLVAIHLSGATVEKPDAGFEMLKQLQDRVVTLGENPPQVAELFRAGTLDVGGPTSPLYYPGTLGNPDYALNITHDLAEGFYFDPQFMIMPKGHPGSSDAVHALMNYALDAKVQAKMVGSVAYGTLNQEVVLPPDVLKRPGIVSPELIKAKGISINQPYLAQVRAEWIQRYTEIFGM, from the coding sequence ATGGATTCCAAGAACCGGCCCTCGGGACGGCGGATCGGACGACGGGATTTCCTGAAGATGGGCGCGGCGACGGCGCTCGCCATGCCGATGGTCCTGCGCTCCGGCGCGGCCGGGGCGGCGGGCGAGTTCGCCGGCAAGACGCTGCGCGTGCTGACCTGGACCGACGAGAGCGGGCAGGCCGCGGTCAACAACATCATGAAGCCGTTCGAGGCCCAGACCGGCGCCAAGATCATCGCCGACCTGACCGGCGCCACCTCGGAGATGGTCGCCAAGGTCAAGGCGTCGGCCTCGAACCCGCAATACGACCTCGTGATCCTCTCCGGCGTCGGCGCCATCGAGCTGTCGAAGCAGGGGCTCCTGGAGAAGCCGGACGCCGACAAGATCCCGAACCTGCAGAAGGTGGCGCCCGACCTCCGCTTCGGCGGCGACGGCTATGCCGTGGGCTATCTGCTGTCGACGCAGGGGCTCATGTACAGCACGGCGCGGGTCGATCCGGCGCCGACGAGCTGGAAGGCGCTGTGGGACGATCGCTATGCCAAGAAGCTCTTCCTGCCGCCGCCGCAATGGGTCGAGGCGATGGAGCTGACCCTGGTCGCCATTCATCTTTCCGGCGCCACGGTGGAGAAGCCGGATGCGGGCTTCGAGATGCTGAAGCAGCTCCAGGACCGGGTGGTGACGCTGGGCGAGAATCCGCCCCAGGTCGCGGAGCTGTTCCGGGCCGGAACGCTCGATGTCGGCGGCCCGACCTCGCCGCTCTACTATCCGGGGACGCTGGGCAATCCGGACTACGCGCTCAACATTACGCATGATCTCGCCGAGGGCTTCTATTTCGACCCGCAATTCATGATCATGCCCAAGGGGCATCCGGGCAGCAGCGACGCGGTCCATGCCCTGATGAACTATGCGCTCGATGCCAAGGTGCAGGCGAAGATGGTGGGATCGGTCGCCTACGGCACCTTGAACCAGGAGGTCGTGCTGCCTCCCGATGTCCTCAAGCGGCCCGGCATCGTCTCGCCGGAGCTGATCAAGGCCAAGGGCATCTCGATCAACCAGCCCTATCTGGCACAGGTTCGTGCGGAGTGGATCCAGCGCTACACTGAGATCTTCGGCATGTGA
- a CDS encoding M24 family metallopeptidase → MSNSYLRRISHLQQRLAEQRLDAALISDPDAIFYLSGFWGYSGLMAAGRPTLLWIPAGGPPQVITPILELEMAQRMSAVPDIRDWMDGVKGEWRGPLREAVAKDKARRIAIDAFKIPGVIAGFLQEEWPKVEKVDLNPILDAMRMIKDAEELQIMRDTGKVATAMAAAAEKAIGVGVPEYEVALAIIEGGTRKAAELLPADAPFDTPMIHNLQILQSGEDTCMVHRRSTVRRLKKGDPIYLCFCEIAKFKNYVLGFDREFFVGSVTDEQARLYEVALKAQAAALAAIRPGVIAEDVHAIADAVYQEAGFAPTYRTGRGVGTSILERPELKRGDKTALKPGMTFAVDGGLTVVGHYGARVGDSIVVTETGFDYLTPYPKSLKVIG, encoded by the coding sequence ATGTCGAATTCCTATCTGCGCCGGATCTCCCATCTTCAGCAAAGGCTTGCGGAGCAGCGCCTGGATGCGGCGCTGATCTCCGACCCGGACGCGATCTTCTATCTGTCGGGCTTCTGGGGGTACTCGGGGCTGATGGCCGCCGGCCGGCCGACGCTGCTCTGGATCCCGGCCGGCGGCCCGCCGCAGGTCATCACGCCGATCCTCGAGCTCGAGATGGCGCAGCGCATGAGTGCCGTGCCGGACATCCGCGACTGGATGGACGGCGTCAAAGGCGAGTGGCGCGGACCGCTGCGGGAGGCCGTGGCCAAGGACAAGGCCAGGCGGATCGCTATCGACGCCTTCAAGATCCCGGGCGTGATCGCCGGCTTCCTGCAGGAGGAATGGCCGAAAGTCGAGAAGGTCGACCTCAACCCCATCCTCGACGCGATGCGCATGATCAAGGATGCGGAGGAGCTGCAGATCATGCGCGACACCGGCAAGGTGGCGACAGCCATGGCGGCGGCGGCGGAGAAGGCGATCGGCGTCGGCGTGCCCGAATACGAGGTGGCGCTCGCCATCATCGAAGGCGGCACGCGCAAGGCGGCCGAGCTCCTGCCCGCCGATGCACCCTTCGACACGCCCATGATCCACAATCTGCAGATCCTGCAGTCGGGCGAGGATACCTGCATGGTCCATCGCCGCTCGACCGTGCGCCGGCTCAAGAAGGGCGATCCGATCTATCTTTGCTTCTGCGAGATCGCGAAGTTCAAGAATTACGTGCTGGGCTTCGATCGCGAGTTTTTCGTGGGCTCGGTCACCGACGAGCAGGCGCGCCTCTATGAAGTCGCCCTCAAGGCGCAGGCGGCGGCGCTGGCGGCCATCCGGCCCGGCGTCATCGCCGAGGATGTCCATGCGATCGCCGATGCGGTCTATCAGGAAGCGGGCTTCGCGCCGACCTACCGCACCGGCCGCGGCGTGGGCACCTCGATCCTCGAGCGTCCCGAGCTGAAACGCGGCGACAAGACGGCCCTCAAGCCCGGCATGACCTTCGCCGTCGATGGCGGCCTCACCGTCGTCGGCCACTATGGCGCGCGTGTCGGCGATTCCATCGTCGTCACCGAGACGGGCTTCGACTATCTCACGCCCTATCCGAAAAGCCTGAAGGTGATCGGGTAG
- a CDS encoding HpcH/HpaI aldolase/citrate lyase family protein — protein sequence MTFKTVEQAPARLNRSELAVPGSQPQLFEKAAKSAADVVFLDLEDAVAPDDKVQARKNVIQALRDIDWGTKTVSVRINGLDTHYMYRDVVDVIEQGGERLDLIMIPKIGTPSDVYALDMLVSQCEAAVGRKKRIGFELIIEIALGMQNINEIAGASKRLESLHFGVADYAASTRARTTVIGGPNKMYGVLTDKEGDKPRDFHWGDMWHYAIARMVVAARANGLRPLDGPFGDFSDADGFKAQAYRAAVLGCEGKWAIHPSQIALANEVYSPSEAEVKRAQRILEAMAQAQREGKGAVALDGRLIDIASIRQAEVLVAKAKQVAGAK from the coding sequence ATGACTTTCAAGACCGTCGAGCAGGCGCCGGCCCGTCTCAACCGCAGCGAGCTGGCCGTGCCCGGCTCCCAGCCGCAGCTCTTCGAGAAGGCCGCGAAGTCCGCGGCCGACGTGGTGTTCCTCGATCTCGAGGACGCGGTGGCGCCCGACGACAAGGTCCAGGCCCGCAAGAACGTGATCCAGGCGCTGCGCGACATCGACTGGGGCACCAAGACGGTTTCGGTGCGCATCAACGGCCTCGACACGCATTACATGTATCGCGACGTGGTCGACGTGATCGAGCAGGGCGGCGAGCGGCTCGACCTGATCATGATCCCCAAGATCGGCACGCCCTCGGACGTCTATGCCCTCGACATGCTGGTGAGCCAGTGCGAGGCGGCCGTCGGCCGCAAGAAGCGGATCGGATTCGAGCTCATCATCGAGATCGCGCTCGGCATGCAGAACATCAACGAGATCGCCGGCGCCTCGAAGCGACTGGAGTCGCTCCATTTCGGCGTGGCCGACTATGCGGCCTCGACCCGCGCGCGCACCACCGTCATCGGCGGGCCCAACAAGATGTATGGCGTGCTCACCGACAAGGAAGGCGACAAACCCCGCGACTTCCATTGGGGCGACATGTGGCATTACGCGATCGCCCGCATGGTGGTGGCGGCGCGCGCCAACGGCCTGCGGCCGCTCGACGGTCCCTTCGGCGATTTCTCCGATGCCGACGGCTTCAAGGCCCAGGCCTATCGCGCGGCGGTCTTGGGCTGCGAGGGCAAATGGGCGATCCATCCCTCGCAGATCGCGCTCGCCAACGAGGTCTACAGCCCCTCCGAGGCCGAGGTGAAGCGCGCCCAGCGCATCCTCGAGGCGATGGCCCAGGCCCAGCGCGAGGGCAAGGGCGCCGTCGCTCTCGACGGCCGCCTCATCGACATCGCCTCGATCCGCCAGGCCGAGGTGCTGGTCGCGAAGGCGAAGCAGGTGGCAGGCGCGAAGTGA
- a CDS encoding DNA methyltransferase, which produces MATSQLKRFDADESPGSVLERFRRFSFTGAPTVVEEREGVPFLFNEFWTARQRQAHRIHEISYRACFKPQLPAFFIEALTEPGDAVHDPFMGRGTTPIQAALMGRRPVGADINPLSVLLTRPRLSPPLLAAIERRLTEIDWQDGERPDLDLAVFYHPETLIELTALRRWLLERQAADAIDPVDDWIRMIALNRLTGHSSGFFSVYTLPPNQAVSIEAQRKINRARGQTPPRRSVPAIILKKSRTLLGDPVPYARAPSELMAAPAEATPAIADGSIRLVVTSPPFLDVVQYDADNWLRCWFAGIEPAGVPIAMHRDPEAWTGFVRGVMRELVRVLAPGGHIAFEVGEVRGGKIELERLVLAAAAGLTLVPVCVLINAQSFTKTANCWGVSNNRKGTNTNRIVLLQKR; this is translated from the coding sequence ATGGCGACATCCCAGCTGAAGCGGTTCGATGCGGACGAGAGCCCGGGCTCCGTGCTGGAGCGGTTTCGCCGCTTCAGTTTCACCGGCGCGCCGACGGTGGTCGAGGAGCGGGAGGGCGTGCCCTTCCTCTTCAACGAGTTCTGGACCGCCCGCCAGCGCCAGGCCCATCGCATCCACGAGATCAGCTATCGGGCCTGCTTCAAGCCGCAGCTGCCGGCGTTTTTCATCGAGGCCCTGACCGAGCCCGGCGACGCGGTCCACGATCCCTTCATGGGCCGCGGCACGACCCCCATCCAGGCGGCATTGATGGGACGCCGGCCGGTCGGCGCCGACATCAATCCCCTGAGCGTCCTGCTGACGCGGCCCCGGCTTTCGCCGCCGCTGCTCGCCGCCATCGAGCGGCGCTTGACGGAAATTGATTGGCAAGACGGCGAGCGGCCGGATCTCGATCTCGCGGTCTTCTATCACCCGGAGACTCTGATCGAGCTGACCGCGCTGCGCCGCTGGCTGCTCGAGCGCCAGGCGGCCGACGCGATCGATCCGGTCGACGACTGGATCCGGATGATCGCGCTCAACCGCCTGACCGGGCATTCCTCGGGATTCTTCTCGGTCTATACCCTGCCGCCGAACCAGGCGGTCTCGATCGAAGCGCAGCGGAAGATCAACCGGGCCCGCGGCCAGACGCCGCCCCGCCGCAGCGTGCCCGCGATCATCCTGAAGAAGTCCCGCACGCTGCTCGGCGATCCGGTCCCCTATGCCCGGGCCCCCTCCGAATTGATGGCGGCGCCGGCCGAGGCCACGCCCGCCATCGCGGACGGCTCGATCCGGCTGGTCGTCACCTCGCCGCCTTTCCTCGATGTCGTCCAGTACGATGCCGACAACTGGCTGCGCTGCTGGTTCGCCGGCATCGAGCCGGCCGGCGTCCCGATCGCCATGCACCGCGATCCCGAGGCGTGGACAGGCTTTGTCCGCGGGGTGATGCGCGAGCTGGTCCGGGTTCTCGCGCCCGGCGGCCATATCGCCTTCGAGGTCGGCGAGGTCCGTGGCGGCAAGATCGAGCTGGAGAGGCTCGTGCTCGCCGCCGCCGCGGGCCTGACGCTGGTGCCGGTTTGCGTGCTGATCAACGCCCAGTCCTTCACCAAGACGGCGAATTGCTGGGGCGTCAGCAACAACCGGAAGGGGACCAACACCAACCGGATCGTCCTGCTGCAGAAGCGCTGA
- the xerD gene encoding site-specific tyrosine recombinase XerD, giving the protein MRKPEPPLTKELEAFLEMMAAERNAALNTRMAYARDLHDFQIFAARRQSSLAAADADSIRAYLAQLDGAGMAPRTAARRLSALRQFYRFLAAEGWRKDDPTVAIDAPKLGRPLPKVLSEEEVTRLIEAALKLPGAEGARLVTIAELLYATGLRVSELVSLPLAAVTREQRVLLVRGKGGKERMVPLSEPALDALKTYLERRHEFLQGPPDRPAPSPWLFASRGKSGHLTRVRVAQLLKDLAVKAGIDPKRVSPHVLRHAFASHLLGHGADLRSLQKLLGHADISTTQIYTHVAGERRQALVRDHHPLSKARKRG; this is encoded by the coding sequence TTGCGCAAGCCGGAGCCGCCCCTGACCAAGGAGCTCGAGGCCTTCCTCGAGATGATGGCGGCCGAGCGCAACGCCGCGCTCAACACGCGCATGGCCTATGCGCGCGACCTGCATGATTTCCAGATCTTCGCCGCGCGCCGCCAGTCGAGCCTCGCCGCGGCCGATGCCGATTCCATCCGCGCCTATCTGGCCCAGCTCGACGGCGCCGGCATGGCACCGCGGACGGCCGCGCGCCGGCTCTCGGCCCTGCGCCAGTTCTACCGCTTCCTCGCCGCCGAAGGCTGGCGCAAGGACGATCCGACGGTCGCGATCGACGCGCCCAAGCTCGGCCGTCCGCTGCCCAAGGTGCTGAGCGAGGAAGAGGTGACGCGGCTGATCGAGGCGGCGCTCAAGCTGCCGGGGGCCGAAGGCGCCCGGCTGGTGACGATCGCCGAGCTGCTCTATGCGACGGGCTTGCGGGTGAGCGAGCTGGTGAGCCTGCCGCTCGCCGCCGTGACGCGCGAGCAGCGCGTGCTGCTGGTGCGCGGCAAGGGCGGCAAGGAGCGGATGGTGCCCTTGAGCGAGCCGGCGCTCGACGCGCTGAAGACCTATCTCGAACGGAGGCACGAGTTCCTGCAGGGGCCGCCGGACCGTCCCGCCCCGTCGCCCTGGCTCTTTGCCTCGCGTGGCAAGTCGGGCCATCTGACGCGGGTGCGCGTGGCGCAGCTCCTGAAGGATCTGGCCGTCAAGGCCGGCATCGATCCCAAGCGGGTCTCGCCCCATGTGCTGCGCCATGCCTTCGCCAGCCACCTCCTGGGCCACGGCGCCGACCTGCGCAGCCTGCAGAAGCTCCTCGGCCATGCCGACATCTCGACCACGCAGATCTACACTCATGTCGCCGGCGAGCGAAGGCAGGCGCTGGTGCGCGACCATCACCCGCTGTCGAAGGCGCGCAAGCGGGGCTGA